The Microtus pennsylvanicus isolate mMicPen1 chromosome 5, mMicPen1.hap1, whole genome shotgun sequence DNA segment CCTTCAGCTCCTGTGGCCCACCTCTTCTGCCCACTGGTGAGAAATGGTAGGTCTCCAGGCACAGACTGCAAGCTACTATTTTACAGGTCATTCACAGAAGCAAGAGCTGGCCTCCAAGACTCTGTAAGGTTATCTGGGCAATCAAGAACCTTCCAACCACTACCCCAACACAAGGCATCACCAAAGCCGAGCCCTAACTAGGCAACATGCCAAGCATTTTCTCCCCACAGATCCTTAAATCTGAAACACGCCTGCAGTGCCGCTTGCTCAGAAACTTTGAAACAAAGGCGGGTTGTGTCCGGCTGACAGCGAGCCTCAGGCAGGATCTGTTTCAAGACTCGCGCTTCACACTTTTGCCAGACCTGTCTTAATTAAGGATCTTTTCCCTCTGCATTCTGCCCAGCTCAAATGAGCAGGTGCTGAGTGTCCAATCTCCACCTGTGACCTGAAGCGTGTTGAATGGTGGCTAGCTGCTTCTCAGAGCTTTGGTCTTCCAGATAACTGCGTGGAGCCCTCTTTGAATAGTCCCTGGTTCCGGCCACCACAGAACAAGAGAATGGCTGGACATAGAGGGCCGCTTGCTCTGAAAGTCTCTAACCAGCTCCCGGCCAGGTCTTAGCAAGGTCACTTAATTTATGGCAACTCCATTAATCTTGCTCAACAAACTTATGATTGCAccattaaaaatacacaaatgctCATGGGAATGGCTAAATTATTGCTCTGGAATGCTAACAGCTGGACTAGAATTTCAACTCCAGTTGTGGATAagtattccccccccccttttaaaaacaaaactagggGCCCTGGATGTGCAGCTCTGTTGTGAAGTAGCTGCCTAGCATACGCAAGACCCAAGAGTCCAACCCCATAACTGAAACAAACATACAGCACCCCTCCAAAAACATGAACACCTAGTTGACAACCTAGCATCTAACAAGTAGGCATGTCAAACATGATTGCTTCAAATAATTTGGGGGCAGAGATATGTGAGCATAAGACCACCCAGGACACTCTATTGGGCCTGCAGAATATGCCACAGCTATCTTGGGTCATGGAGCCTAGGGCAGAACATTTATGCCCACCAAAGCCTTTGATATCCTCCAAATTTCCTAACCCTTTCTACAGCTCACCTCGGATTGAACTGccaccctccctcccatcctgtgGGAAAGGGACATTGGTCAGGTGGAGTGTAATCCGGGTTCATGGTTCATCTTCAGGGAAGCCCTGGTTGCGTTGACTCCGGGGTAAGGGGCATCTGGCAAGGTAGCGGGGACCGCCGTAGGCCCGGAGAAGCTGGGGTAACCTTCGCCAGGTGGACAGCAACCGCGCCGCTGCAAGCTCCCGGGCATGCTGATCGAAGGGTGCCAGGAGGTCAACTGGAGCGGCCTCGCGCAGCACCTTGGGCAGGGGGCCCACCTCGGCGGCCGCCCCACCTGGACCCAGGACACAGTGGAAGAGGTCTCGGCGTCGCAGCAGGCAGTCCCTAAGGAACTTCACCAGCTTCTCCAAGCACTCACTCAGGTGTGCCTCGTCCCAGCTGTGCGTTGGACCGCCCTCCTTCAGAAGCACCGCCAGCAGCACCGTTTTCAGCACGTAGGAAGACAGGATGCGGCCCCAGTGGGTAGCTGCCATAGGGTCCAGCCCGCGGGCACCCAGATCTCGAAGAGCTTTAAGCAGCTGCAGGCACTTAAGGTAGCAGGCACCTGGAGGAGCCCGTTCCTGAAGCCAGCCCAGCAATTTCTGCTCCTGGCGTGCTGTATTCACACCCCACAGTGCCTCAGCGCGCAGGCCACCCGGCAGCTCTGACAGGGCTCCGCTGGGcgagggtggtggtggcggtgccACAAGGAAGACGCCATCGCCCAGATGGACAGCGGGGATGAGGCGCACGGCCATGGAAAGGCGACAGCAGCCATAGTCCGTGCGGCAAGGAAGGATGTGGAGGGTGGGAGGCTGCTCCAGACCACCTGGGGTCAGGCTAACTCTACAGCGACCCTCCAGGCTGTAGCGCACCGTGGCCAAGGAGCGCTGTAGGTGCGCCTGGAACCAGCGCAGCACCAGGGTGGCAGAGAGGTGGCGTCGGCCCTGCACATCCACACAAAACCCTTCAGCAAAGGGTTTGCAGTCGCGATGCCACTGTCCTGTCGAGGTCCCTGAAGGCGAGGGCGGTGCCTTGAGGGCACAAACGAAGCAGCTGCGGAAGGCAGGAGCCAGCGTGGGCTCGGTCCCCAGGTTCCGCGGCTCCAGAGCCACCTGCGGCGGGAAGCGCAGTGGCACCAGCACGTCGAAGCTGTCTGGCCGGCGGATTTTATGCTGCTCGTAGGCGCTGCCCACCTGGATGAAATCTCCCCGGAAGGCCAAGGCCAGCGCTCCCCCGGTGATGGGGCCTGGAGACCCTCGGGCTCGGCCAGCCTGCACCAGTTCACCCACGATCCGACTCACGTGCGCCTTGCTATGACCTAACACATGCGGCGACAGGCGCACCTCGTGCTCATAGTAACTCTCCAGTAAGATGCTCAGGCCTGGCTCTTGTAAGGATCTGGCTGAAAAGTTGGCGTGGCCACAAGGGCGGGAAGAGCCTGGCAAGAGGCGCTGGCGGATGGTGTGGCGACATCGTAGGAGGATGTAGCCGAGAAGAAGGAGGATGGCCACCTTGAGCAGCGGGAAGCCGCTGTCTACGCCGTCGGGGGGCTCGGCCCGGGTTCCCTCGGTGCTGCGCAGGGCATGGTAGAGGCACACCAGCGCCGTGCATAGCCCGGTCACCACCGGCCAGAAGACCTTC contains these protein-coding regions:
- the Itpripl2 gene encoding inositol 1,4,5-trisphosphate receptor-interacting protein-like 2, with protein sequence MSVRYTLNLKVFWPVVTGLCTALVCLYHALRSTEGTRAEPPDGVDSGFPLLKVAILLLLGYILLRCRHTIRQRLLPGSSRPCGHANFSARSLQEPGLSILLESYYEHEVRLSPHVLGHSKAHVSRIVGELVQAGRARGSPGPITGGALALAFRGDFIQVGSAYEQHKIRRPDSFDVLVPLRFPPQVALEPRNLGTEPTLAPAFRSCFVCALKAPPSPSGTSTGQWHRDCKPFAEGFCVDVQGRRHLSATLVLRWFQAHLQRSLATVRYSLEGRCRVSLTPGGLEQPPTLHILPCRTDYGCCRLSMAVRLIPAVHLGDGVFLVAPPPPPSPSGALSELPGGLRAEALWGVNTARQEQKLLGWLQERAPPGACYLKCLQLLKALRDLGARGLDPMAATHWGRILSSYVLKTVLLAVLLKEGGPTHSWDEAHLSECLEKLVKFLRDCLLRRRDLFHCVLGPGGAAAEVGPLPKVLREAAPVDLLAPFDQHARELAAARLLSTWRRLPQLLRAYGGPRYLARCPLPRSQRNQGFPEDEP